One window of Streptomyces sp. NBC_00273 genomic DNA carries:
- a CDS encoding HlyD family efflux transporter periplasmic adaptor subunit yields the protein MQFRQKALSKLQSPEELDLPVRLARPQGRLVLAVTVAVMAAATYWAFTGTVSSKLSASGILTRAEGSYVLQTPVAGQVTGVLAEEGQLLAAGAPLLNVRTEQGERPVRVVTGGRLTTLVAKVGSVISTGADVATVERAKGPQDPLVAVLYVPGGSGSAIAVGAPVDLSVQSVPQQRFGMLRGRVTAVGRAPLTRAQIGGFLGDGGLAEQFSRQGSPVAVVVRLERSSATPSGYRWSSADGPPYAVDSRTPVTGAVHLAAQRPVDWLLP from the coding sequence GTGCAGTTTCGCCAAAAGGCTCTTTCCAAGCTGCAATCGCCCGAGGAATTGGACCTGCCCGTCCGCCTGGCCCGCCCGCAGGGGCGACTCGTCCTGGCCGTCACGGTCGCCGTCATGGCGGCCGCGACCTACTGGGCCTTCACCGGCACCGTGTCCTCCAAGCTGAGCGCATCCGGCATCCTCACCCGGGCGGAGGGCAGCTACGTGCTGCAGACGCCCGTCGCGGGACAGGTGACCGGGGTCCTCGCCGAGGAAGGCCAGCTGCTGGCGGCCGGTGCGCCCCTGCTCAACGTCCGTACGGAGCAGGGGGAACGACCCGTGCGCGTGGTGACCGGCGGCCGGTTGACGACCCTGGTGGCCAAGGTGGGTTCGGTCATCTCCACGGGTGCGGACGTGGCCACCGTAGAACGTGCGAAGGGGCCGCAGGACCCGCTGGTGGCCGTGCTGTACGTGCCGGGCGGCAGCGGCTCCGCGATCGCCGTGGGCGCCCCGGTCGACCTGAGCGTGCAGTCCGTCCCGCAGCAGCGGTTCGGCATGCTGCGCGGGCGCGTCACCGCGGTCGGCCGCGCACCCCTGACGCGGGCGCAGATCGGCGGCTTCCTCGGCGACGGCGGGCTCGCCGAACAGTTCTCCCGCCAGGGCAGCCCGGTGGCCGTGGTCGTACGCCTCGAACGCTCCTCCGCCACCCCCTCCGGCTACCGGTGGTCCTCCGCCGACGGGCCCCCGTACGCCGTCGATTCGAGGACGCCGGTCACCGGAGCCGTCCACCTCGCCGCGCAGCGCCCGGTCGACTGGCTGCTGCCGTGA
- a CDS encoding cyclase family protein — protein MTEAAFRSLHAELCRRTPTGPEHRRGTLAHLTPARVAAAAADVRHGRTVSLAAPIETQPGPDDPQPAVYRLTAPTAPETGTPGVHFALDRFAMNVHGDAHSHLDALCHVVFDGELHGGVPESRLAAGAALGITLDLVHDGIVGPGVLLDVPRLRGVPWLEPGDFVGAEELTAAEEAQGVRIGPGDLLLVRVGHRRRRRESGAWDAAHARAGLHPACMRLLAERQVAVLGSDGNNDTAPSPVPGVSFPVHVLALHALGMHLMDYLDLDELADACAELGRWRFLCTVAPLRLPGATGSPVNPIAVL, from the coding sequence ATGACGGAGGCGGCCTTCCGGTCCCTGCACGCCGAGCTGTGCCGGCGTACGCCCACCGGCCCCGAGCACCGGCGCGGCACCCTCGCCCACCTGACCCCCGCGCGCGTGGCCGCGGCCGCGGCCGACGTGCGCCACGGGCGCACCGTGTCGTTGGCCGCGCCCATCGAGACGCAGCCGGGTCCCGACGATCCGCAGCCCGCCGTCTACCGGCTGACGGCGCCGACCGCACCGGAGACCGGAACTCCGGGGGTGCACTTCGCCCTGGACCGGTTCGCCATGAACGTCCACGGGGACGCCCACAGCCATCTCGACGCCCTGTGTCACGTCGTGTTCGACGGCGAGCTCCACGGCGGCGTCCCGGAGAGCCGTCTGGCGGCCGGCGCCGCCCTCGGGATCACCCTGGACCTGGTGCACGACGGGATCGTCGGTCCCGGGGTCCTGTTGGACGTCCCGCGGCTGCGCGGGGTCCCCTGGCTGGAGCCCGGGGACTTCGTGGGCGCCGAAGAGCTGACGGCGGCCGAGGAGGCCCAGGGCGTCCGGATCGGGCCGGGCGACCTGCTGCTCGTACGGGTCGGGCACCGGCGCCGGCGCCGGGAGAGCGGCGCGTGGGACGCGGCGCACGCCCGGGCGGGCCTGCATCCTGCGTGCATGCGGCTGCTGGCCGAGCGGCAGGTCGCCGTCCTCGGCTCGGACGGCAACAACGACACGGCCCCGAGTCCGGTGCCCGGGGTCTCCTTCCCCGTGCACGTCCTGGCTCTGCACGCCCTGGGCATGCACCTGATGGACTACCTGGACCTGGACGAACTGGCCGACGCGTGCGCGGAGCTCGGGCGCTGGCGGTTCCTGTGCACGGTGGCACCGCTGCGGCTGCCGGGGGCCACCGGCTCGCCGGTGAACCCGATCGCCGTCCTGTGA
- a CDS encoding M15 family metallopeptidase: MTGSTSLPPMRARLALTVTALAAALTTAVAAAPAGASAPPPGAKAPRAFVALSSVDPTILQDMRYVRPHNFVGEPVDGYRQPVCILTRPAAEALHRAQVRLLRQGYSLKVYDCYRPQRAVDHFVRWAEDLGDERRKAEFYPRVDKSRLFEDGYIAKKSGHSRGSTTDVTLVRLPALPAPRPRPGQESVPCYAPRAERYPDNSVDMGTGFDCFDTLSHTDDPRVQGAQRANRDLLRSTLTAEGFVNLPEEWWHFTHKPELFPDTYFDFPVTYRSVAGHRP; this comes from the coding sequence ATGACCGGTTCCACGTCCTTACCGCCGATGAGGGCACGCCTCGCCCTGACCGTGACGGCCCTCGCCGCCGCTCTGACGACGGCCGTGGCCGCCGCCCCCGCCGGGGCGAGCGCACCGCCACCCGGGGCGAAGGCTCCGCGCGCGTTCGTGGCACTGAGCTCGGTCGACCCGACGATCTTGCAGGACATGCGGTACGTGCGCCCGCACAATTTCGTCGGCGAGCCGGTCGACGGCTACCGGCAGCCCGTCTGCATCCTGACCCGCCCGGCCGCCGAGGCCCTGCACCGGGCCCAGGTGCGCCTGCTGCGCCAGGGCTACTCGCTCAAGGTGTACGACTGCTACCGGCCGCAGCGGGCCGTCGACCACTTCGTACGGTGGGCCGAGGACCTCGGCGACGAGCGGCGGAAGGCGGAGTTCTATCCGCGCGTCGACAAGTCCCGGCTGTTCGAGGACGGCTACATCGCGAAGAAGTCGGGACACAGCCGGGGCAGCACCACGGACGTGACGCTGGTGCGGCTGCCGGCACTGCCGGCGCCCCGCCCGCGGCCGGGGCAGGAATCGGTGCCCTGCTACGCGCCCCGGGCGGAGCGCTACCCGGACAACTCGGTGGACATGGGCACGGGTTTCGACTGCTTCGACACGCTGTCGCACACCGATGACCCGCGCGTCCAGGGGGCACAGCGCGCCAACCGGGACCTGCTGAGGTCGACGCTGACGGCGGAGGGGTTCGTCAACCTGCCCGAGGAGTGGTGGCACTTCACGCACAAGCCGGAGCTGTTCCCCGACACCTACTTCGACTTCCCCGTCACGTACCGGTCGGTCGCCGGACACCGCCCCTGA
- the recQ gene encoding DNA helicase RecQ: protein MALPDASPETSETSDALQVLHRVFGYSSFRGEQQEIIEQVVGGGDALVLMPTGGGKSLCYQIPALVREGTGIVISPLIALMQDQVNALTALGVRAGFLNSTQDPYERQTVEQAFLAGELDLLYLAPERLRTESTQRLLDRGTVSLFAIDEAHCVAQWGHDFRPDYLALSMLHERWPKVPRIALTATATEATHAEIVARLGLEEARHFVASFDRPNIQYRIAPKNNPLKQVLELIRSEHAGDAGVVYCLSRASVEKTAAFLVEQGIDAVAYHAGMDARARAANQARFLREDGVVVVATIAFGMGIDKPDVRFVAHLDLPKSVEGYYQETGRAGRDGEPATAWLAYGLQDVVQQRKLIEGSEGDETHRRSLSMHLDAMLALCETVDCRRVRLLEYFGQSGAPCGNCDTCLTPGESWDATVASQKLLSTVWRLANERRQKFGAGQIIDILQGKKTAKVIQFDHDGLSVFGVGADLGTAEWRGVVRQLLAQRLLAVEGEYGTLVLTEDSGEVLGGRRSVSMRKEKAPAPTARKESGSRSGKGARVPVDLPAAAEPVFLALRAWRAETAKEQGVPAYVVFHDATLREIATRLPTTTEELGTIGGVGEAKLTKYAEGVLDTLAQCAATVPAAASTPPAESAAPAHPATPPAARPAASAPDFDEPPFDLDEMAPPPWDDWQ from the coding sequence ATGGCACTCCCCGACGCTTCCCCCGAGACCTCCGAGACCTCCGACGCACTGCAGGTACTGCACCGCGTGTTCGGCTACAGCTCCTTCCGCGGTGAGCAGCAGGAGATCATCGAGCAGGTCGTCGGCGGTGGTGACGCCCTCGTGCTGATGCCGACCGGCGGCGGCAAGTCGCTCTGCTACCAGATCCCGGCGCTCGTCAGAGAGGGCACGGGCATCGTCATCTCGCCGCTCATCGCGCTGATGCAGGACCAGGTGAACGCGCTGACCGCCCTCGGGGTGCGGGCCGGATTCCTCAACTCGACGCAGGACCCGTACGAGCGGCAGACGGTCGAGCAGGCGTTCCTCGCCGGCGAGCTGGACCTGCTCTACCTGGCCCCCGAGCGGCTGCGCACCGAGAGCACCCAGCGGCTGCTCGACCGGGGGACGGTCTCGCTCTTCGCGATCGACGAGGCGCACTGCGTCGCCCAGTGGGGTCACGACTTCCGGCCCGACTACCTCGCGCTGTCGATGCTGCACGAGCGCTGGCCGAAGGTGCCGCGGATCGCGCTGACCGCGACGGCCACCGAGGCCACCCATGCCGAGATCGTGGCGCGGCTGGGCCTGGAGGAGGCCCGGCACTTCGTCGCGAGTTTCGACCGGCCGAACATCCAGTACCGGATCGCCCCGAAGAACAACCCGCTCAAGCAGGTGCTGGAGCTGATCCGCAGCGAGCACGCCGGTGACGCCGGAGTCGTCTACTGCCTCTCGCGGGCCTCCGTGGAGAAGACCGCTGCCTTCCTGGTGGAGCAGGGCATCGACGCCGTGGCGTACCACGCCGGCATGGACGCCCGGGCGCGCGCGGCGAACCAGGCGCGCTTCCTGCGGGAGGACGGGGTCGTGGTGGTGGCCACGATCGCCTTCGGCATGGGCATCGACAAGCCGGACGTGCGCTTCGTGGCGCACCTCGACCTGCCGAAGTCGGTCGAGGGCTATTACCAGGAGACCGGCAGGGCCGGCCGCGACGGCGAGCCGGCCACGGCGTGGCTGGCGTACGGCCTGCAGGACGTGGTGCAGCAGCGCAAGCTCATCGAGGGTTCCGAGGGCGACGAGACGCACCGCCGGTCCCTGAGCATGCACCTGGACGCCATGCTCGCGCTGTGCGAGACGGTCGACTGCCGCCGGGTGCGGCTGCTGGAGTACTTCGGGCAGTCGGGCGCACCGTGCGGCAACTGCGACACGTGCCTGACGCCGGGCGAGTCCTGGGACGCGACGGTCGCCTCGCAGAAGCTGCTGTCGACCGTGTGGCGACTGGCGAACGAACGGCGGCAGAAGTTCGGCGCCGGCCAGATCATCGACATCCTCCAGGGCAAGAAGACGGCCAAGGTCATCCAGTTCGACCACGACGGGCTCTCGGTGTTCGGCGTCGGGGCGGACCTGGGCACCGCGGAGTGGCGGGGCGTCGTACGCCAGCTGCTGGCGCAGCGGCTGCTGGCGGTGGAGGGCGAGTACGGGACGCTGGTGCTGACGGAGGACAGCGGCGAGGTGCTGGGCGGACGCCGCAGCGTCTCCATGCGGAAGGAGAAGGCGCCCGCCCCAACCGCCCGCAAGGAGTCCGGATCGCGCTCGGGCAAGGGCGCCCGCGTACCGGTCGACCTGCCGGCCGCGGCCGAACCGGTCTTCCTGGCCCTGCGCGCCTGGCGGGCCGAGACGGCGAAGGAGCAGGGCGTACCGGCGTACGTCGTCTTCCACGACGCGACGCTGCGGGAGATCGCGACGCGGTTGCCCACCACGACGGAGGAACTGGGCACCATCGGCGGCGTCGGCGAGGCCAAGCTCACCAAGTACGCCGAGGGCGTCCTCGACACCCTGGCGCAGTGCGCCGCCACGGTCCCGGCCGCCGCCTCCACACCGCCGGCCGAGTCCGCCGCTCCGGCTCACCCGGCGACTCCGCCCGCGGCACGGCCCGCGGCGTCGGCACCGGACTTCGACGAGCCGCCCTTCGACCTGGACGAGATGGCTCCGCCGCCCTGGGACGACTGGCAGTAA
- a CDS encoding NHLP bacteriocin export ABC transporter permease/ATPase subunit has product MTYADHATTTTASAAVRPSGGAPDPVVAALGALGTPVDCAGAGSLSLEGPLVLWLVVEGELDLFAVDAAQSGHWHFLGRLESGTLLLGPAEGPDHTLVGRPLQGCRLRRIELRELHPSEYAPYPDHPPYAPYPQYPQYADAAQHGAAAAEGPSPLEDAFARGIGRGLRVLYEAPLAGTATTGHGGADDDILWMRIAPGSVRYGAVYEAEAVGTLLVDATVWQGMVDQQYRLLYALDGWIEQLERAHEDRTAAGIEAGRAARTQADRTLLASIVRAGGRDQHRSADVDATFAACRLVAGAAGIALSPPNGAGTASAQLDPVEHIALASRIRTRTVGLGGHWWRENSGPLVGRREKDGTPVALLWRRGGYEAVDPATGERERVGRANRAAFEPRAVMLYRPLPEGRVGLPALLRFSVRGTLPELRSLLLGGLVAVVLGALVPVATGQVLGRYVPQGETGLIVQTGLALAATAVVAAAFMLLQNTSLLRVEGRIEATLQPAVWDRLLRLPATFFTGRSTGELAGAAMGISAMRRVLSGIGPVCVQAGAVGAVSFVLLFVHSVPLAMAALAMLVVIAGIFLGLGLWQLRYERRLNALGHRLGNQAFQTLRGLPKLRVAAAESFAYAAWAREFARTRDLQQRIGRTQNVSTVLGAVYLPLCTLVMFVLLAGPARGAMSASEFLTFSTALTMLLSSVTQVTGALVSAAAVLPMFEQIRPLLREVPEVDRSSTRPGRLTGAIEAKNLSYRYADDGPLVLDDVSLRIGPGEFVAVVGASGCGKSTLLRLLIGFDRPLSGSVLYDGQDLAALDRAAVRRQCGVVLQNAQPLSGSILDCIRGTGTFSPEEAWEAAAMAGLAADIEAMPMGMHTILSDGGGTVSGGQRQRLMIAQALIRKPRVLFLDEATSALDNEAQRVVTESTGALRTTRLVIAHRLSTVMDADRVIVMSDGRIVQQGPPAELLADTTGLFHGLVRRQLR; this is encoded by the coding sequence GTGACGTACGCGGACCATGCGACCACCACCACCGCCTCCGCCGCCGTCCGCCCGTCGGGCGGGGCGCCGGACCCGGTCGTCGCGGCCCTGGGCGCGCTGGGTACGCCCGTCGACTGCGCGGGCGCGGGCAGCCTGTCCCTGGAAGGGCCGCTCGTCCTGTGGCTGGTCGTGGAGGGCGAGCTGGACCTGTTCGCCGTGGACGCCGCGCAGTCCGGGCACTGGCACTTCCTGGGTCGGCTGGAGTCGGGCACGCTGCTGCTCGGTCCGGCCGAGGGCCCTGATCACACCCTGGTCGGCCGGCCCCTGCAGGGGTGCCGGCTGCGCCGCATCGAACTGCGGGAGCTTCACCCCTCGGAGTACGCGCCGTACCCGGACCACCCCCCGTACGCGCCGTACCCGCAGTACCCGCAGTACGCCGACGCGGCGCAGCACGGCGCCGCTGCCGCAGAAGGGCCGAGCCCGCTGGAGGACGCCTTCGCGCGCGGCATCGGCCGTGGTCTGCGCGTGCTCTACGAGGCACCGCTGGCCGGCACCGCCACCACCGGGCACGGCGGCGCCGACGACGACATCCTGTGGATGCGGATCGCCCCCGGCAGCGTGCGGTACGGCGCCGTGTACGAGGCGGAGGCGGTCGGCACCCTCCTCGTCGACGCGACGGTGTGGCAGGGCATGGTCGACCAGCAGTACCGGCTGCTGTACGCCCTGGACGGCTGGATCGAACAGCTGGAGCGCGCCCACGAGGACCGCACGGCCGCCGGGATCGAGGCGGGCCGGGCGGCCCGTACCCAGGCGGACCGGACGCTGCTGGCGTCCATCGTCCGCGCCGGCGGCCGGGACCAGCACCGCAGCGCGGACGTCGACGCGACCTTCGCGGCGTGCCGCCTCGTCGCGGGCGCGGCCGGCATCGCCCTGTCCCCACCGAACGGGGCGGGCACCGCGTCCGCGCAGCTGGATCCCGTCGAACACATCGCGCTCGCCTCGCGGATCCGCACCCGCACGGTCGGTCTCGGCGGGCACTGGTGGCGGGAGAACAGCGGACCGTTGGTGGGCCGGCGCGAGAAGGACGGCACGCCGGTCGCCCTGCTGTGGCGGCGCGGCGGCTACGAGGCGGTCGACCCCGCCACCGGCGAGCGCGAGCGGGTCGGCCGGGCCAACCGGGCCGCCTTCGAACCGCGCGCCGTCATGCTGTACCGCCCCTTGCCCGAGGGACGGGTGGGCCTGCCCGCCCTGCTCCGCTTCAGCGTGCGCGGCACCCTCCCAGAGCTGCGCAGCCTGCTGCTGGGCGGGCTGGTCGCGGTGGTGCTGGGGGCACTGGTGCCGGTCGCCACCGGCCAGGTCCTCGGCCGCTACGTCCCGCAGGGCGAGACCGGCCTCATCGTGCAGACCGGACTGGCGCTGGCCGCGACCGCCGTGGTCGCGGCCGCCTTCATGCTCCTGCAGAACACGTCCCTCCTGCGCGTGGAGGGCCGCATCGAGGCCACCTTGCAACCGGCCGTGTGGGACCGGCTGCTGCGCCTGCCGGCGACGTTCTTCACCGGTCGCTCGACCGGCGAACTGGCCGGCGCGGCGATGGGCATCAGTGCGATGCGCCGCGTGCTGTCCGGCATCGGACCGGTCTGCGTGCAGGCGGGCGCGGTCGGCGCGGTGAGCTTCGTGCTGCTGTTCGTCCACAGCGTGCCGCTGGCGATGGCGGCGCTGGCCATGCTGGTCGTCATCGCGGGGATCTTCCTGGGCCTGGGGCTGTGGCAGCTGCGGTACGAGCGCCGGCTGAACGCGCTCGGACACCGGCTGGGCAACCAGGCCTTCCAGACCCTGCGGGGCCTGCCCAAGCTCCGTGTCGCCGCGGCCGAGAGCTTCGCGTACGCAGCCTGGGCGCGGGAGTTCGCCCGTACCCGCGACCTGCAGCAGCGCATCGGCCGGACCCAGAACGTCAGCACGGTCCTCGGCGCCGTCTACCTGCCGCTGTGCACGCTGGTGATGTTCGTGCTGCTGGCCGGTCCGGCACGCGGCGCCATGTCCGCCAGTGAGTTCCTCACCTTCAGCACCGCGCTGACGATGCTGCTGTCGTCGGTCACGCAGGTGACCGGGGCGCTCGTCTCGGCCGCCGCGGTCCTGCCGATGTTCGAGCAGATCCGGCCGCTCCTGCGGGAGGTCCCCGAGGTGGACCGCTCCAGTACCCGCCCGGGACGGCTGACCGGTGCCATCGAGGCCAAGAACCTGTCCTACCGCTACGCCGACGACGGCCCGCTCGTCCTCGACGACGTCAGCCTCCGGATCGGACCGGGCGAGTTCGTCGCGGTCGTCGGGGCCAGTGGCTGCGGCAAGTCGACGCTGTTGCGGCTGCTCATCGGCTTCGACAGGCCCCTCTCGGGCAGTGTGCTCTACGACGGTCAGGACCTGGCGGCGCTCGACCGGGCGGCCGTACGCCGCCAGTGCGGCGTCGTGCTGCAGAACGCCCAGCCGCTCTCCGGCTCGATCCTCGACTGCATCCGCGGCACCGGGACGTTCTCGCCGGAGGAGGCGTGGGAGGCCGCCGCGATGGCGGGGCTGGCGGCGGACATCGAGGCCATGCCGATGGGCATGCACACCATCCTGTCCGACGGCGGCGGGACCGTCTCGGGCGGTCAGCGCCAACGGCTGATGATCGCCCAGGCCCTCATCCGCAAGCCGCGCGTCCTGTTCCTCGACGAGGCCACCAGCGCGCTGGACAACGAGGCCCAGCGCGTGGTCACCGAATCCACCGGTGCCCTGCGGACCACCCGCCTCGTGATCGCCCACCGGCTCTCCACGGTCATGGACGCCGACCGCGTGATCGTCATGTCGGACGGCCGGATCGTCCAGCAGGGCCCGCCCGCCGAACTGCTCGCCGACACGACCGGCCTCTTCCACGGCCTGGTCCGCCGGCAACTGCGTTGA
- a CDS encoding NHLP family bacteriocin export ABC transporter peptidase/permease/ATPase subunit, giving the protein MTAPHLPPAGRRRHRPEPKGGSRRRPASVPAPVRRGRTPRPVRTPTVLQMEAVECGAAALAMVLGHHGRFVPLEELRIACGVSRDGSRASNLLKAARGYGLTAKGMQMDLAALAEVSAPAVLFWEFNHYVVYEGTARRLGRTGMYVNDPAKGRRFVPMDEFDTSFTGVVLTFEPGDGFRRGGRGPGVLGAVPARLRGTSGTMAAAVAASLLLVVVGAAVPALSRTYIDMFLIGEQTSLLGVLFASMAVALVLTATLTALLQANLLRGRIIASTLSSARFFRHLLRLPVTFYSQRNPADLVQRLQSNDAVAETLARDLSAAAVDAVVVVLYAVLLWTYDPQLTLVGVAVALLNVVALRIAIRLRATGTRKLRAESARLTNTAYSGLQLIETMKATGGENGFFRRWAGQHAVTLDVQQRLGVPSAWLAIVAPTLAAFNSALILTIGGLRAVEGHLTVGLLVAFQALVTSFTAPISRLGGVAGRIQDFAADVARLGDVENFPVDRVYSRREPAASTRRLKGHVELDRITFGYNPLDAPLLEDFSLTVGPGQQVALVGGSGSGKSTVSRLVSGLHAPWAGAVRIDGMRLEDIPRGALAASVSFVDQDVFLFEGTVRDNVTLWDPSITDEAVIAALEDAAVHEVVARRPGGIHSRVEQDGRNFSGGQRQRLEIARALVRRPSVMVLDEVTSALDAVTEQVIIDNLRRRGCACVVIAHRLSTVRDSDEIVVLDRGTVVERGRHERLVAAQGPYAALVREH; this is encoded by the coding sequence GTGACCGCGCCGCACCTCCCTCCCGCCGGGCGCCGGCGCCACCGGCCCGAGCCGAAGGGCGGCTCCCGCCGCAGGCCCGCGTCCGTACCCGCGCCCGTACGGCGGGGCAGGACGCCCCGCCCCGTACGCACCCCCACCGTGCTGCAGATGGAGGCGGTGGAGTGCGGCGCCGCCGCCCTGGCCATGGTGCTCGGCCACCACGGCCGCTTCGTACCGCTGGAAGAGCTGCGCATCGCGTGCGGTGTCTCCCGGGACGGCTCCCGCGCCAGCAACCTCCTCAAGGCCGCCCGTGGGTACGGCCTGACGGCCAAGGGCATGCAGATGGACCTGGCCGCGCTCGCCGAAGTGAGCGCCCCGGCCGTCCTCTTCTGGGAGTTCAACCACTACGTCGTCTACGAGGGCACGGCCCGGCGGCTCGGCCGCACGGGCATGTACGTCAACGACCCCGCCAAGGGCCGCCGGTTCGTCCCCATGGACGAGTTCGACACCAGCTTCACCGGGGTCGTCCTCACCTTCGAGCCCGGCGACGGGTTCCGCCGCGGTGGCCGCGGACCGGGCGTCCTCGGGGCCGTGCCGGCCCGTCTGCGGGGCACCTCGGGCACCATGGCCGCCGCCGTGGCCGCCAGCCTCCTCCTGGTCGTCGTCGGCGCGGCGGTACCGGCCCTGAGCCGCACCTACATCGACATGTTCCTCATCGGCGAGCAGACCTCCCTGCTCGGTGTGCTGTTCGCCTCGATGGCCGTCGCCCTCGTCCTCACCGCGACCCTCACCGCACTGCTGCAGGCCAACCTGCTGCGCGGGCGCATCATCGCCTCGACCCTGAGCAGCGCCCGCTTCTTCCGGCACCTGCTCAGGCTTCCGGTCACCTTCTACTCCCAGCGCAACCCGGCCGACCTGGTCCAGCGCCTGCAGTCCAACGACGCCGTCGCCGAGACCCTCGCCCGGGACCTGTCCGCCGCGGCCGTGGACGCCGTGGTGGTCGTGCTCTACGCGGTGCTGTTGTGGACCTACGATCCGCAGCTCACCCTCGTCGGCGTGGCCGTGGCGCTGCTCAACGTGGTCGCCCTGCGGATCGCGATCCGGCTGAGGGCCACCGGTACCAGGAAGCTGCGCGCCGAGAGCGCCCGGCTGACCAACACCGCGTACAGCGGTCTCCAGCTCATCGAGACGATGAAGGCGACGGGCGGCGAGAACGGGTTCTTCCGCCGTTGGGCCGGACAGCACGCCGTCACCCTCGACGTGCAGCAGCGGCTCGGCGTGCCCAGCGCCTGGCTGGCGATCGTCGCGCCCACGCTCGCGGCGTTCAACAGCGCGCTGATCCTGACGATCGGCGGCCTGCGGGCGGTGGAGGGCCACCTCACCGTGGGCCTGCTCGTCGCCTTCCAAGCCCTGGTGACCAGCTTCACCGCCCCGATCTCCCGGCTGGGCGGCGTCGCCGGCCGGATCCAGGACTTCGCGGCCGACGTCGCCCGGCTGGGCGACGTGGAGAACTTCCCGGTCGACCGGGTCTACTCACGCCGCGAGCCCGCGGCCTCCACCCGACGCCTCAAGGGCCACGTGGAGCTGGACCGCATCACGTTCGGCTACAACCCTCTGGACGCCCCGCTGCTCGAGGACTTCTCGCTGACGGTCGGACCCGGGCAGCAGGTCGCGCTCGTCGGGGGCTCCGGCAGCGGCAAGTCCACCGTCTCCCGGCTCGTCTCCGGCCTCCACGCCCCCTGGGCCGGGGCCGTACGCATCGACGGGATGCGGCTGGAGGACATACCGCGCGGGGCGCTGGCCGCTTCCGTCTCCTTCGTCGACCAGGACGTCTTCCTCTTCGAGGGCACCGTCCGCGACAACGTCACGCTGTGGGACCCCTCCATCACGGACGAGGCCGTGATCGCCGCACTGGAGGACGCCGCCGTGCACGAGGTGGTGGCCCGCCGCCCCGGTGGCATCCACAGCCGCGTCGAGCAGGACGGCCGCAACTTCTCCGGCGGCCAGCGCCAGCGCCTGGAGATCGCACGGGCGCTCGTGCGCCGCCCCAGCGTCATGGTGCTCGACGAAGTGACCAGCGCCCTGGACGCGGTGACCGAGCAGGTCATCATCGACAACCTGCGCCGCCGCGGCTGTGCCTGTGTGGTCATCGCCCACCGGCTGAGCACGGTGCGCGACAGTGACGAGATCGTCGTGCTCGACCGGGGCACGGTCGTGGAACGAGGGCGGCACGAACGGCTGGTCGCCGCGCAGGGCCCGTACGCCGCACTGGTCAGGGAGCACTGA